The Amblyomma americanum isolate KBUSLIRL-KWMA chromosome 6, ASM5285725v1, whole genome shotgun sequence genome has a window encoding:
- the LOC144094606 gene encoding neprilysin-2-like has product MQERSVQFFPRPEDHPGVGSFSPPEPRRVRAGRRSRSQILLPRSPSRLPYLAVCSVAALTVIVGTAFTAYKLHTGRVILDLFNQSLSYLNFGNGSFGNDSIRAAAAGSRHLIKREKKALLTQSSCKTDVCAWAANYLRGRLNWSVSPCTDFYAHVCSRQWMARELDIESRAYKERTVGMMMLDVEKFFRLYLKENEERYHKYPGVFLHQAISLLPKCQSEGKSDKSLSSMQTLLQEYNLDKWPYKQPLRAVSVVGITASVDRDFGVFPFSKVFLRKSFEDDRGYTVHIDAPSFTIKRYNLAYLEESPDNFTQMVAFALSLLNDKQNISEQAAAIVLLEKKLHSITPAHRFVEFPDRMRRLGQLEHEGKWDWKEYLSILFQDIETFNDNTSVAIMNEYVTKLASIINESDTATLLNYVGYRLLVHLSPLLAKAASPLLRLSHDDYIEFIPDRMQACMHVVERLYKHGMRFFGRMTFSKKNSTLLLKHFDNSLSSLEDHMKSSMADRLISSSSWLERSSIGIGVDKLENMRFDFLGAADDINIIASYYDFNAQPLDPNHLLDSFRELQSRTMNIYWETKPPKDDLDARFDHTALSPGHEYFFGRNVLFVPHANIAFLNDVTTTIEPVLFPVVLTEIFRGMFGAVDRRGAFVDHNLAVATWWNTDEMSKFSQIELCFQDQYYVEIRDLIGSNFEAKIKLEENIADNSILGPLHDMYTKILKSQDGADKLMISIDERKLDMQQLFFVLYAVGLCDNPSHDLWVRKLKFGDIPGKLRVNIPLMNFGKFSDAFGCPAGAPMNPARKCTVW; this is encoded by the coding sequence ATGCAAGAGCGTAGTGTCCAGTTCTTCCCTCGGCCGGAGGACCACCCTGGCGTTGGTTCCTTCTCGCCGCCGGAGCCTCGCAGAGTGCGTGCTGGTAGACGCTCGCGGTCGCAAATCCTGCTGCCCCGCTCGCCCAGCCGTCTGCCCTACTTGGCAGTCTGCAGCGTTGCCGCCCTCACAGTCATCGTGGGCACTGCTTTCACGGCATACAAGCTTCACACCGGTAGGGTGATCTTGGACTTATTTAACCAATCCCTGTCCTACTTGAACTTCGGGAACGGGTCTTTCGGTAATGATTCGATTcgcgcggcagcagcaggcagtcgGCACCTTATCAAACGCGAGAAGAAAGCCCTCCTGACCCAGTCCAGCTGCAAAACAGACGTGTGCGCCTGGGCCGCAAACTATCTGAGGGGTCGACTGAACTGGAGCGTAAGCCCATGCACAGACTTTTATGCGCATGTGTGCTCTCGCCAGTGGATGGCCCGTGAACTCGACATTGAGTCCAGGGCCTACAAGGAGAGGACAGTTGGCATGATGATGTTGGATGTGGAGAAATTCTTTCGTTTGTACCTCAAGGAAAACGAAGAACGCTACCACAAGTACCCTGGCGTCTTCCTTCACCAAGCCATCTCGCTTCTTCCGAAGTGTCAGTCTGAAGGAAAAAGTGACAAAAGCCTTTCCTCGATGCAAACTCTTCTGCAGGAGTACAACCTAGACAAATGGCCTTATAAGCAGCCTCTTCGAGCTGTCAGCGTCGTCGGCATCACGGCGTCTGTGGACCGCGACTTTGGCGTGTTTCCTTTTTCGAAGGTGTTCTTGCGAAAGTCATTTGAAGACGACCGCGGCTACACAGTCCACATTGACGCGCCAAGCTTTACTATAAAGAGGTACAACTTGGCGTACCTAGAAGAGTCCCCTGATAACTTCACCCAGATGGTGGCCTTCGCTTTATCCCTCTTGAACGATAAGCAGAATATCAGTGAACAAGCTGCAGCCATCGTCCTACTCGAGAAGAAGCTTCACAGCATTACCCCTGCACATCGTTTTGTCGAGTTCCCGGACAGAATGAGGCGTTTGGGTCAGCTTGAGCACGAAGGGAAGTGGGACTGGAAAGAATACCTGAGCATCCTTTTCCAAGACATTGAGACGTTCAACGATAACACGTCCGTCGCCATTATGAACGAGTACGTTACCAAGTTGGCCTCCATTATCAACGAAAGCGATACTGCGACTCTACTCAACTACGTAGGTTACCGCCTTTTAGTGCATCTGTCGCCTCTGCTGGCCAAAGCAGCCAGCCCTCTGCTGCGCCTTAGTCACGACGACTACATTGAGTTCATTCCGGACCGTATGCAAGCTTGCATGCATGTAGTAGAGCGGCTATATAAACACGGCATGCGCTTTTTTGGGCGCATGACATTCAGCAAGAAGAACTCTACGCTTCTTCTCAAGCATTTTGACAACAGCTTGTCAAGCCTTGAAGACCATATGAAAAGCAGCATGGCAGATCGCCTTATTTCGTCCTCATCGTGGCTTGAGCGCTCTTCTATTGGCATTGGCGTGGACAAACTTGAAAACATGCGGTTCGACTTCTTGGGCGCTGCAGACGATATCAATATCATTGCCAGCTACTATGACTTCAACGCTCAACCTCTAGATCCAAACCATCTGCTCGACAGTTTTCGAGAGCTCCAGTCTAGAACCATGAACATCTACTGGGAGACGAAGCCTCCGAAGGACGACCTTGATGCGAGGTTCGATCACACGGCATTGTCTCCCGGGCACGAGTACTTCTTCGGGCGTAACGTACTGTTTGTGCCGCACGCAAACATCGCTTTCCTGAACGATGTTACCACAACCATTGAACCAGTTCTGTTTCCTGTCGTCCTGACCGAAATCTTCCGTGGTATGTTTGGGGCAGTGGACCGGCGGGGCGCCTTCGTGGACCACAACCTCGCTGTGGCCACCTGGTGGAACACCGACGAGATGAGCAAGTTCTCGCAAATAGAGCTCTGCTTCCAAGACCAGTACTACGTCGAAATTCGCGACCTCATCGGTAGCAACTTTGAAGCGAAGATAAAACTGGAAGAAAACATCGCGGACAATTCCATCCTTGGCCCCTTGCACGATATGTACACGAAGATTCTGAAATCGCAAGATGGCGCGGACAAGCTTATGATCTCGATCGATGAGCGTAAGCTGGACATGCAGCAGCTCTTTTTTGTCCTCTACGCCGTAGGACTCTGTGATAATCCGAGCCACGATTTGTGGGTGCGCAAACTGAAGTTTGGCGATATTCCCGGTAAGCTGCGAGTCAACATTCCGCTCATGAACTTCGGCAAGTTCTCGGATGCATTCGGTTGTCCAGCAGGCGCGCCTATGAACCCGGCCCGCAAGTGCACGGTTTGGTGA